The Pleomorphomonas sp. T1.2MG-36 genome has a segment encoding these proteins:
- a CDS encoding zeta toxin family protein: protein MRPSLVLLAGPNGAGKSTLYETRVAPRFAGPFINADVIQRDELKDVSVEASYKAAEIAAARRLEMLAEGRSFATETVFSHPSKLDVIEVARQRGYIVIVMHVGIDSPDLSVARIRERVSEGGHDVPEDKVRARFDRGGPLIRQAVLRADRGLVYDNSRLNEPPRQVLAFADGRLSQVAPDLPQWALSIYADDLVI, encoded by the coding sequence ATGAGGCCGAGCCTCGTTCTGCTTGCCGGACCCAACGGCGCCGGCAAGTCCACGCTCTACGAGACGCGTGTCGCGCCGCGTTTTGCCGGGCCTTTCATCAATGCCGACGTCATCCAGCGCGATGAGCTCAAGGACGTTTCTGTCGAGGCGTCCTACAAGGCAGCCGAGATCGCGGCGGCTCGTCGGCTGGAGATGCTGGCCGAGGGCAGGAGCTTCGCGACCGAGACGGTCTTCTCCCATCCCTCGAAACTTGATGTCATCGAGGTTGCCCGGCAGCGGGGATACATCGTCATCGTCATGCACGTCGGCATCGACAGTCCCGACCTTTCGGTTGCTCGCATTCGGGAACGTGTCTCCGAAGGCGGTCATGACGTGCCCGAGGACAAGGTCCGCGCCCGGTTCGATCGTGGAGGCCCCCTGATCCGTCAGGCCGTGCTGCGCGCCGATCGTGGCTTGGTCTATGACAACTCAAGGCTCAACGAGCCGCCGCGACAGGTCCTCGCTTTTGCAGACGGACGCCTGAGCCAAGTCGCTCCCGACTTGCCGCAATGGGCACTGTCGATTTACGCCGACGACCTCGTGATCTAG
- a CDS encoding HigA family addiction module antitoxin produces the protein MTEYIAKRGADRCPNHPGALLDEIIPATGKSKVEIASLLGISRQQLYDIIGERKPVSPQMAARLGKLFGDGAGVWLRMQAAHDAWKAEHEVDVSAIPTLKVA, from the coding sequence ATGACCGAGTATATCGCCAAGCGGGGCGCCGATCGGTGTCCGAACCATCCGGGTGCGCTGTTGGATGAAATCATCCCCGCGACCGGCAAGTCCAAGGTGGAGATTGCCTCCCTGCTCGGGATTTCCCGGCAGCAGCTCTACGACATCATTGGTGAGCGCAAGCCCGTTTCGCCGCAGATGGCCGCTCGTCTGGGCAAGCTGTTCGGCGATGGCGCCGGCGTCTGGCTGCGCATGCAGGCTGCCCACGATGCCTGGAAGGCCGAACATGAGGTCGATGTTTCGGCCATCCCGACGCTCAAGGTGGCGTGA
- a CDS encoding YciI family protein → MQYLLIISHDADFQPTESLVGDILAWIEDTTARGKRISGKPLQPADTAQTVRIRDGKVEIVDGPFSDAAEQMCAFELVDCRDQDEALELARRHPMAKAATIEVRPVWMERATA, encoded by the coding sequence TTGCAGTATCTTCTCATCATCAGCCACGACGCCGACTTCCAGCCGACCGAAAGCCTCGTCGGCGACATCCTCGCCTGGATCGAGGACACCACGGCGCGGGGCAAGCGCATTTCCGGCAAGCCCTTGCAGCCGGCCGACACGGCGCAGACCGTCAGGATCCGCGACGGCAAGGTTGAGATCGTCGACGGCCCGTTCTCCGATGCGGCCGAGCAGATGTGTGCCTTCGAGCTGGTGGACTGCCGCGACCAGGACGAAGCGCTGGAGCTGGCGCGCCGGCACCCGATGGCCAAGGCGGCGACCATCGAGGTCCGGCCGGTCTGGATGGAGCGGGCGACGGCGTAA
- the carA gene encoding glutamine-hydrolyzing carbamoyl-phosphate synthase small subunit produces MTIAAWQEPTPTAVLVLADGTVIEGFGIGARGEAVAEVCFNTAMTGYEEILTDPSYAGQIVTFTFPHIGNVGVNDEDIETVNMAAESGVRGVVLRDEVTDPSNYRSLKGFDTWLTARGIVGITGVDTRALTALIREKGMPNAVIAHAPDGKFDLEALKAKAKAWSGLEGLDLAIEVTNPQSYDWTEASWAWNKGYGQQIDKKYKVVALDFGIKRNILRLLVDEGCEVVVLPATATAEDVFAHQPDGVFLSNGPGDPAATGDYAVPTIKAVIESGVPTFGICLGHQMMGLALGAKTKKMHQGHHGANHPVKDYTTGKVEITSMNHGFAVDPDSLPDNVEQTHVSLFDGSNCGLRVKDKPAFSVQYHPEASPGPQDSHYLFKRFVNLIREKKGEAPVPERA; encoded by the coding sequence ATGACCATCGCCGCCTGGCAGGAACCCACGCCCACCGCCGTTCTGGTGCTCGCCGACGGCACCGTCATCGAGGGCTTCGGCATCGGCGCGCGAGGCGAGGCGGTGGCCGAGGTCTGCTTCAACACGGCAATGACCGGTTACGAGGAGATCCTCACCGATCCCTCCTACGCCGGCCAGATCGTCACCTTCACCTTCCCGCACATCGGCAATGTCGGCGTCAACGACGAGGACATCGAGACCGTCAACATGGCCGCCGAGAGCGGCGTGCGCGGCGTGGTGCTGAGGGACGAGGTCACCGACCCCTCCAACTACCGCTCGCTCAAGGGCTTCGATACCTGGCTGACGGCGCGCGGCATCGTCGGCATCACCGGCGTCGACACGCGCGCGCTCACCGCGCTGATCCGCGAGAAGGGCATGCCCAACGCCGTCATCGCCCACGCGCCCGACGGCAAGTTCGACCTCGAGGCGCTGAAGGCCAAGGCCAAGGCGTGGTCGGGTCTCGAAGGGCTCGACCTCGCCATCGAGGTCACCAACCCGCAGAGCTACGACTGGACCGAGGCGAGCTGGGCCTGGAACAAGGGCTACGGCCAGCAGATCGACAAGAAGTACAAGGTCGTCGCCCTCGACTTCGGCATCAAGCGCAACATCCTGCGCCTTCTGGTCGACGAGGGCTGCGAGGTGGTGGTGCTGCCGGCCACCGCCACGGCTGAGGACGTGTTCGCCCACCAGCCGGACGGCGTGTTCCTGTCGAATGGCCCCGGCGACCCGGCCGCCACCGGCGACTATGCCGTTCCCACCATCAAGGCGGTGATCGAGTCGGGCGTGCCCACCTTCGGCATCTGTCTCGGCCACCAGATGATGGGCCTCGCCCTCGGCGCCAAAACCAAGAAGATGCACCAGGGCCACCACGGCGCCAACCATCCGGTGAAGGACTACACCACCGGCAAGGTCGAGATCACCTCGATGAACCACGGCTTCGCCGTCGACCCCGACAGCCTGCCGGACAACGTCGAGCAGACGCACGTGTCGCTGTTCGACGGCTCCAACTGCGGCCTGCGCGTGAAAGACAAGCCGGCCTTCTCGGTGCAATACCACCCCGAGGCGTCACCCGGCCCGCAGGACAGCCACTATCTCTTCAAGCGCTTCGTCAACCTGATCCGCGAGAAGAAGGGCGAGGCACCGGTGCCCGAGCGGGCCTGA
- a CDS encoding TA system antitoxin ParD family protein: protein MAQSVKLADDIMALVRREADLHSRSVAGQLTHWIKIGRAIERSGNFNYARITAALEAGLDTTELGEEEEAAWLDEFTAKMAEPSTAEAAFFEKRKMLGKGVGLDAGGNLVYQKGDAVE, encoded by the coding sequence ATGGCCCAGTCCGTGAAGCTTGCTGACGACATCATGGCCCTTGTCCGGCGCGAGGCCGATCTTCACAGCCGCTCCGTTGCCGGCCAGCTGACACACTGGATCAAGATAGGCCGAGCCATCGAACGCTCCGGCAACTTCAACTATGCGCGGATTACCGCCGCGCTCGAAGCCGGGCTCGATACGACGGAGCTGGGCGAAGAAGAAGAGGCCGCCTGGCTCGACGAGTTCACCGCCAAGATGGCGGAGCCATCGACGGCCGAGGCTGCGTTTTTCGAAAAGCGCAAGATGCTGGGCAAAGGCGTCGGTCTCGATGCGGGCGGCAATCTCGTCTACCAGAAAGGTGACGCGGTCGAATGA
- a CDS encoding ArsR/SmtB family transcription factor, producing the protein MVSYCQAMDELFRALSDPTRRALLDALNVEDGQSLSSLESKFCMSRFGVAKHLKLLEDAGLVVVRKVGREKLHFLNAAPVREMYARWMQKYIAEQATFGLRDYTEGKMMSVVYESYIRASPQALWQALTDPEMREKYQFGLKVVSDYRPGSEYTATGQGRLVVSGTIVEADPPWRLVTTYSAHWSEEVEKYGPSRVVIDIEKIEDTCRLVLTHDDLPRGASPQLYGGWPMVLSGLKTLLETGDILTTPGSLRWLDADDTP; encoded by the coding sequence ATGGTCTCATATTGTCAGGCCATGGATGAGCTGTTCAGGGCACTCTCCGACCCCACGCGCCGCGCCTTGCTCGACGCCCTCAACGTCGAGGACGGGCAAAGCCTGAGTTCACTCGAATCGAAGTTCTGCATGTCGCGGTTCGGGGTGGCCAAACACCTCAAGCTGCTTGAAGACGCCGGCCTCGTCGTCGTTCGCAAGGTGGGGCGCGAGAAGCTCCACTTCCTCAACGCTGCGCCCGTTCGCGAGATGTATGCGCGATGGATGCAGAAATACATCGCCGAGCAGGCGACCTTCGGCCTTCGGGACTACACCGAGGGCAAGATGATGAGCGTCGTCTACGAAAGCTACATCCGCGCGTCGCCTCAGGCCCTTTGGCAAGCCCTGACCGACCCGGAGATGAGAGAGAAATATCAGTTCGGCCTCAAGGTGGTTTCGGACTATCGCCCCGGCTCCGAATACACCGCGACCGGACAGGGGCGGCTCGTCGTCTCGGGCACGATCGTGGAGGCCGATCCGCCCTGGCGCCTCGTTACGACCTACTCCGCCCACTGGAGCGAGGAGGTCGAGAAATACGGCCCTTCTCGCGTCGTCATCGACATCGAGAAGATCGAAGACACGTGCCGTCTGGTGTTGACGCACGACGACCTTCCGCGCGGAGCCAGCCCACAGCTCTACGGCGGATGGCCGATGGTTCTCTCCGGCCTCAAGACCCTGCTTGAGACCGGCGACATCCTGACGACGCCCGGCTCGCTGAGATGGCTGGACGCCGACGATACCCCCTGA
- a CDS encoding sulfite exporter TauE/SafE family protein → MPLPADLTPATLTLLIVTTFVAGLARGFSGFGAALIFMPVASALIGPRLAAPVILIIDAVTTLGLVPDAFRRADRREVAVMSLGALVGVPTGVYLLTHLDPLTIRWAIIGICAALLALLLSGWRYHGRPKPPLTVGVGALSGLFSGASQVGGPPVIAYWLGGAIPANIVRANIVLYFEVSTALTLLNYLWGGLFVSALVPLCLMTAPAYGIGLWGGSRLFGVASEATFRRICLCLIALAVVIGLPLLDGMLR, encoded by the coding sequence ATGCCGCTTCCCGCCGATCTCACCCCCGCCACGCTGACGCTCTTGATCGTCACCACCTTCGTCGCCGGGCTGGCGCGCGGCTTTTCCGGCTTCGGCGCGGCGCTGATTTTCATGCCGGTGGCCAGCGCGCTGATCGGGCCGCGCCTTGCCGCGCCGGTCATTCTGATCATCGACGCCGTCACCACCCTCGGCCTGGTGCCCGACGCCTTCCGCCGTGCCGACCGGCGCGAGGTGGCGGTGATGTCGCTCGGGGCGCTGGTCGGCGTGCCCACCGGCGTCTACCTCCTCACCCACCTCGATCCGCTGACCATCCGCTGGGCGATCATCGGCATCTGCGCCGCGCTTCTGGCGCTGCTGCTGTCGGGCTGGCGCTACCACGGCCGGCCCAAGCCGCCGCTCACCGTCGGCGTCGGCGCGCTGTCGGGCCTGTTCTCGGGCGCGAGCCAGGTGGGCGGGCCGCCGGTGATCGCCTACTGGCTGGGCGGCGCCATTCCAGCCAACATCGTGCGCGCCAATATCGTGCTCTATTTCGAGGTGTCGACGGCGCTGACGCTGCTCAACTACCTCTGGGGCGGCCTGTTCGTGTCGGCGCTGGTGCCGCTCTGCCTGATGACGGCGCCGGCCTACGGCATCGGCCTCTGGGGCGGGTCGCGCCTGTTCGGCGTCGCCTCCGAGGCCACCTTCCGCCGCATCTGCCTCTGCCTGATCGCGCTCGCCGTGGTCATCGGCCTGCCGCTGCTCGACGGCATGCTGCGCTGA
- a CDS encoding Rrf2 family transcriptional regulator translates to MRHDGRLSRMLHVLLHMEEQQRPMTSDEIAGMLGTNPALVRRTLAGLREGGYVVSERGHGGGWVLGKPLSEMTLRDVYDAVGAPEVFALGLADDQPQCLVEQAVNTALRQTLDEARALLLRRFSEIRVSDLRDDFAARAAALGIVPGMSCSER, encoded by the coding sequence ATGAGACACGACGGCCGCCTGTCGCGCATGCTGCACGTGCTGCTTCACATGGAGGAGCAGCAGCGTCCGATGACCTCGGATGAGATCGCCGGCATGCTCGGCACCAACCCGGCCCTGGTGCGGCGGACGCTGGCCGGGCTGCGCGAGGGCGGCTATGTCGTGTCCGAGCGCGGCCATGGCGGCGGCTGGGTGTTGGGCAAGCCGCTCTCCGAGATGACATTGCGCGACGTCTACGACGCGGTGGGGGCGCCGGAGGTCTTCGCGCTGGGCCTTGCCGACGACCAGCCGCAATGCCTCGTCGAGCAGGCCGTCAACACGGCGCTGCGCCAGACGCTGGACGAGGCGCGGGCGCTGCTGCTCCGGCGCTTCTCCGAGATCCGCGTGTCGGACCTGCGCGACGACTTCGCCGCCCGCGCCGCCGCGCTGGGGATTGTCCCGGGGATGAGCTGCTCCGAAAGGTGA
- a CDS encoding GFA family protein: MPSTTSGSCQCGAVQFQVSGEFEAFFLCHCQRCRKDTGSAHAANLFSSSAKLNWVSGHDSVRTYRVPETRHQKSFCVTCGAAVPSVQANGALLVVPAGSLDSAIDIRPNAHICCSSAAEWDDNLETIPKLDGLPG; this comes from the coding sequence ATGCCCTCAACCACCTCCGGCTCCTGTCAGTGCGGCGCCGTCCAGTTTCAGGTCTCGGGTGAGTTCGAGGCCTTCTTTCTTTGCCATTGCCAGCGCTGCCGGAAGGACACGGGGTCCGCGCATGCGGCCAACCTGTTTTCGTCGTCGGCGAAGCTGAACTGGGTTTCCGGTCATGACAGCGTCCGGACCTACCGGGTTCCGGAGACCCGCCACCAAAAGAGCTTTTGCGTGACCTGCGGGGCCGCCGTTCCGAGCGTTCAGGCGAATGGGGCTTTGTTGGTGGTGCCTGCCGGCAGCCTGGACAGCGCCATCGACATCCGCCCCAATGCCCATATCTGCTGTTCAAGCGCGGCGGAGTGGGACGACAACCTGGAGACCATCCCGAAGCTGGATGGCCTGCCAGGTTAG
- a CDS encoding glycerophosphodiester phosphodiesterase family protein, which yields MRGKKILAGVVLVAGAVYLLNASWLAEPASPGTPRILAHRGVHQTYSRVGLDAETCTAARIDPPSHPFMENTIPSMRAAFAAGADVVELDIHLTPDKVFAVLHDWTIDCRTEGHGVTEETPWTTLKTLDVGYGYTADGGKTFPLRGKGVGLMPRLEDVYAAFPEGSFLVNFKSRRVEEGEALAAMLNADPTARAATFGVYGGSEPTQAALKGVPGLKGFDRTMIKGCLLPYEAYGWTGIVPSGCRNTIVALPVDYAPYAWGWPHRFLKRMRDAGSTVILVGPYAGDFSTGIDTEELAAKVPKGFDGYVWTNKVETIGPLLKGG from the coding sequence ATGCGCGGAAAGAAAATCCTGGCTGGCGTCGTCCTCGTCGCCGGCGCCGTCTATCTCTTGAACGCCTCCTGGCTGGCCGAGCCGGCATCGCCCGGCACGCCGCGCATCCTCGCCCATCGCGGCGTCCACCAGACCTATTCGCGCGTCGGTCTCGACGCCGAGACCTGCACGGCGGCCCGCATCGACCCGCCCAGCCATCCGTTCATGGAGAACACCATCCCCTCAATGCGCGCCGCCTTCGCCGCCGGCGCCGATGTGGTGGAGCTCGACATCCACCTGACGCCCGACAAGGTGTTCGCCGTCCTGCACGACTGGACGATCGACTGCCGCACCGAGGGCCATGGCGTCACCGAGGAAACGCCGTGGACGACGCTCAAGACGCTGGACGTCGGCTATGGCTACACCGCCGACGGCGGCAAGACCTTTCCGCTGCGCGGCAAGGGCGTCGGCCTGATGCCCCGCCTCGAAGACGTCTACGCCGCCTTCCCGGAAGGCTCTTTCCTCGTCAACTTCAAGAGCCGGCGCGTCGAGGAGGGCGAGGCGCTGGCCGCCATGCTCAACGCCGACCCGACGGCGCGCGCCGCCACCTTCGGCGTCTATGGCGGCTCCGAGCCGACGCAGGCGGCGCTCAAGGGGGTGCCCGGCCTCAAGGGCTTCGACCGGACGATGATCAAGGGCTGCCTCCTGCCCTATGAGGCCTACGGCTGGACCGGCATCGTGCCGAGTGGCTGCCGCAACACCATCGTCGCCCTGCCGGTCGACTACGCACCCTACGCCTGGGGCTGGCCGCACCGCTTCCTGAAGCGCATGCGCGACGCCGGCAGCACGGTGATCCTGGTCGGCCCCTATGCCGGCGATTTCTCCACCGGCATCGACACAGAGGAGCTGGCCGCCAAGGTCCCCAAGGGCTTCGACGGCTACGTCTGGACCAACAAGGTCGAGACCATCGGGCCGCTCCTGAAGGGCGGCTGA
- a CDS encoding MFS transporter codes for MSAPPSDSSHPRLALVVVLFAAATTIMDISLLIISLPAIGRDLAPDTATLALVPLAFSLAFALGLLPFGRLGDLKGRRQVLLAGAAVWVVASLSMALATSIVVLLASRLLAGFAAAALLPQAMALAARLGPSEGRMSGIGLFIATTACGSILSPVLGGAVLTLDPGGFGWRLIFLYEGLAGLLIVAGGLITLPDTGRNRAGFDGPGVLLFSLAILLVVVPLAIGRLAGWPVWIALPIAAALPVALLLRRHLGRAAALGKPQILPASLVKQPLVVGAVALTAVVFTTSPGIFAAMSTALQAGVGLTPDRTGLVLAAFPAGVLTASLVVGRMRRQPIDRQLALGALLFALGMLAIRALFGAVEPTPAPFAAAHYLSGLGMGTLVNALFRAVMAASPPADHGAAAGVQQAFQQVGAALGFAMVDLVFQSARLAALSDGAGAAEAFRAAGREASLYPVAVFAVMIVGVLFHRLARKPVATGGE; via the coding sequence ATGTCCGCCCCGCCGTCCGACTCCAGCCATCCGCGTCTGGCGCTCGTCGTCGTGCTGTTCGCCGCCGCCACGACCATCATGGACATCTCGCTGCTCATCATCTCGCTGCCGGCCATCGGCCGCGACCTCGCCCCCGACACGGCGACGCTGGCGCTGGTGCCGCTGGCCTTCTCGCTGGCCTTCGCCCTGGGGCTGCTGCCGTTCGGCCGGCTCGGCGATCTCAAGGGGCGTCGGCAGGTGCTGCTGGCCGGCGCCGCCGTCTGGGTCGTCGCCAGCCTGTCGATGGCCTTGGCGACGTCCATCGTCGTCCTGCTTGCGAGCCGCCTTCTGGCCGGCTTCGCCGCCGCCGCCCTCTTGCCGCAGGCCATGGCGCTGGCGGCCCGGCTCGGCCCGTCCGAGGGGCGGATGAGCGGCATCGGCCTGTTCATCGCCACCACCGCCTGCGGTTCCATCCTCAGCCCGGTTCTCGGCGGCGCCGTGCTGACGCTCGACCCCGGCGGCTTCGGCTGGCGGCTGATCTTTCTCTACGAGGGCTTGGCCGGCCTGCTGATCGTCGCGGGCGGCCTCATCACCCTGCCCGACACCGGCAGGAACCGCGCCGGCTTCGACGGCCCAGGCGTGCTGCTGTTCTCGCTCGCCATCCTCCTGGTGGTGGTGCCGCTCGCCATCGGCCGCCTCGCCGGCTGGCCGGTCTGGATCGCCCTTCCCATCGCCGCCGCCCTGCCGGTCGCCCTCCTGCTCCGCCGCCATCTCGGCCGCGCCGCCGCCCTCGGCAAGCCGCAGATCCTGCCGGCCTCGCTGGTCAAGCAGCCGCTGGTGGTCGGCGCCGTGGCGCTGACCGCCGTCGTCTTCACCACCAGCCCCGGCATCTTCGCGGCCATGTCCACTGCCCTGCAAGCCGGCGTCGGCCTGACGCCCGACCGCACAGGCCTCGTCCTCGCCGCCTTCCCGGCCGGCGTGCTCACCGCCTCGCTGGTCGTCGGCCGCATGCGGCGTCAGCCGATCGACCGCCAGCTCGCTCTCGGCGCCCTGCTGTTCGCCCTGGGCATGCTGGCGATCCGCGCCCTGTTCGGCGCCGTCGAACCGACGCCCGCCCCCTTCGCGGCGGCGCACTACCTCAGTGGTCTCGGCATGGGCACGCTGGTCAACGCGCTGTTCCGGGCGGTGATGGCCGCCTCTCCCCCGGCCGATCACGGCGCGGCGGCCGGCGTGCAGCAGGCTTTCCAGCAGGTGGGCGCCGCCCTCGGCTTCGCCATGGTCGACCTCGTCTTCCAGAGCGCCCGCCTCGCCGCCCTCTCGGACGGTGCCGGCGCGGCCGAGGCCTTCAGGGCGGCCGGGCGCGAGGCCAGCCTCTACCCGGTCGCCGTCTTCGCCGTGATGATCGTCGGCGTCCTCTTCCACCGTCTCGCCCGAAAACCGGTGGCTACCGGCGGCGAATGA
- a CDS encoding PQQ-dependent sugar dehydrogenase, with protein sequence MRVSDFARRGAAPGLPLLLALVLAGCGDHSILPPAADIGPAPRIVPPVNRTIPTVNIAPAIGWPAGETPMPAAGLAVSAFATGLDHPRNVLVLPNGDVLVAETAAPPKPDDSPGLVGFVMRRVMARAGAGGPSANRITLLRDADGDGVAEYRSAFLGGLNSPYGMALVGDTLYVANTDAIMRYPYKRGDTAISSPGARLTELPGGTINHHWTKNLVASPDGRFLYAGIGSNSNVGENGMDVEADRAQIWQVDARTGAHRPYATGLRNPNGLAFSGTTLWTAVNERDEIGSDLVPDYMTSVKDGGFYGWPYSYFGEHVDVRVKPPRPDLVARAIVPDYALGAHTASLGLAITGNSGLPAPYKAGAFVGQHGSWNRKPLAGYKVIFVPFAGGKPAGPPRDVLTGFVNAEGEAKGRPVGVAPDGRGGLLVADDVGNAIWRVTAK encoded by the coding sequence ATGCGCGTATCCGATTTTGCAAGGCGCGGTGCCGCGCCGGGTCTGCCGCTGCTTCTGGCGCTCGTCCTGGCCGGCTGCGGCGACCATTCCATCCTGCCGCCCGCGGCCGACATCGGCCCGGCGCCCCGGATCGTTCCGCCCGTCAACCGGACCATTCCCACCGTCAACATCGCGCCGGCCATCGGCTGGCCGGCCGGGGAGACGCCGATGCCGGCAGCCGGCCTCGCCGTCTCCGCCTTCGCCACCGGGCTCGATCACCCGCGCAACGTGCTGGTGCTGCCCAACGGCGACGTGCTGGTGGCCGAGACGGCCGCGCCGCCCAAGCCGGACGACAGCCCCGGCCTCGTCGGCTTCGTCATGCGGCGCGTCATGGCCCGCGCCGGTGCCGGCGGCCCCAGCGCCAACCGCATCACGCTTCTGCGCGACGCCGATGGCGACGGCGTCGCCGAGTATCGCAGCGCCTTCCTCGGCGGGCTGAACTCGCCCTATGGCATGGCTCTCGTCGGCGACACGCTCTACGTCGCCAACACCGACGCCATCATGCGCTATCCCTACAAACGCGGCGACACGGCCATTAGCAGCCCCGGCGCCCGGCTGACCGAGCTGCCCGGCGGCACCATCAACCACCACTGGACCAAGAACCTTGTCGCCAGCCCCGACGGCCGGTTCCTCTACGCCGGCATCGGCTCCAACAGCAACGTCGGCGAGAACGGCATGGACGTGGAGGCGGACCGGGCGCAGATCTGGCAGGTGGATGCGCGAACCGGCGCCCATCGCCCCTATGCCACCGGCCTCCGCAACCCCAACGGCCTCGCCTTCTCCGGCACCACGCTGTGGACCGCCGTCAACGAGCGCGACGAGATCGGCAGCGATCTCGTGCCCGACTACATGACCTCGGTGAAGGACGGCGGCTTCTACGGCTGGCCCTACAGCTACTTCGGAGAGCACGTCGACGTCCGCGTCAAGCCGCCCCGACCCGACCTCGTCGCCAGGGCCATCGTGCCCGACTACGCACTCGGCGCCCACACCGCCTCGCTCGGCCTTGCCATCACCGGCAACAGCGGCCTTCCCGCACCGTATAAGGCCGGCGCCTTCGTCGGCCAGCACGGCTCGTGGAACCGCAAGCCGCTCGCCGGCTACAAGGTGATCTTCGTGCCCTTCGCGGGCGGCAAGCCGGCAGGCCCACCGCGCGACGTTCTCACCGGCTTCGTCAATGCCGAGGGCGAGGCCAAGGGCCGGCCGGTTGGCGTGGCACCCGACGGGCGCGGCGGCCTGCTGGTCGCCGACGATGTCGGCAACGCCATCTGGCGCGTGACCGCCAAATGA